The nucleotide sequence TTCTGCCAGATATATGTGAGCTGGAAAGTGAGATGCTCCCATATACTGAAAAATATTTTAAGGAGCTTATAACCACTGGAACGATAAAGGAAATCATACCAAGTGATATCTGGTATGGTGGAAGAGAAAAATTTACTCCAGATCAGGTAGGAGTACCTATGGAGAGATTTAAAAATTATGGGTTTGAATATCTTCAGGGGAAACCTGGATTTATTGGAAAAATACTGGGAGGATGTCTGGACACAATATATGATATCTTTAATGGGGCAAGATATGCTGATACAGTGGAGATCTGTGAAAAATATTCAATCTTTCCTAAAAAGCAGGAGTGGAAAGGAGTTATTCTCCTTTTAGAAACAAGTGAAGAAAAAATGAGTCCTGAAAAGTATAGAAAGGCTCTAGAATTTCTAAAATCAAGAGGGGTATTTGATGAGGTAAATGGAATTTTACTTGGAAAGCCTGATAGAGAAATTTATGCTGATGAATACAAAAAGATAGTTGTAGAGGTAGTTGGCAGAAAAGATTTGCCTATAGTTTACAACATAAATGTGGGGCATGCTCTTCCTAGATGTATTGTGCCATTTGGTGTAGAGTGTACAGTTGAAAAAGACAGAATACTCTTTAAAAAATAAACTAAAAACCAGCTATTAGAAGAAAAAATACAGTGTACTTTGCTAGAGTAATTACTCAAGTAGGAAATAATATAGATAGTAAAATAGAAGTTGATGAAAAAAAGAAAAAAGAGTAGCTCTATATGCTATAATGTAATTAATAAAAAGTGAGATAAAAGAGCAAAGGAGAATTGGTATGTGGAAGTTATTACTTGTTATGATTCTATTTCAGGTGGAGATTTTTGCAAATCTTGATATAGATTCACTGAATAGAAAGATGTCAGAAACATATAATTATTCAGTAAAACTGGTTCGTGATGATATGTATACGAACAAAAATAAACTGGTATATGAGAAAGAAAATGAGGAAGAAGAGGCATTTGTTGAGATAGTCTGTGAAGATGGAAAAATGCGTGGTTTTGCAATAGATATAGTTGGTAAAAATGACTTGGAAGCTGATTTCAGCGAAGTTGAAAATGTAACTTCTGCAGTTATTATGTGTAATAGTAATCTAAAGCAGAATGTTATTTTAAGAAGTGCTGTGTTAAATCGTGAAAATTCTAAACACTACCATGTAGATGTGATAGATGAGCTAGCTCATAAGATGATATCTGTAGAATATAAATAGAAATAAAAATGCACCAGCAATCCTTTTTAAACATTAGGATTTGGTGCATTTTTTTAAAATATGCTAAAAAGATAGATAAGCCCTATAAATAGGCATATTACTACTACTATCCCTATTCCTAAAAACTTTAAAGCTGTAAAAAATATCTCCTTAAGACGTGAAAAAAAGTTTACGTATGAATAGTGATAATATGATGAGCTTTTTCTAACACCAGAAAATGTTAGACTTGTAATACCGATTATAAGCCCTTGCTTTATAGCGAAACAGGTATTTTTAAAACTGTCATATGAATTAGAAATACGCTGTCCAGTGGCTTTGATAGAGTTTTGGATAGTTAAAATTATAGATCCAATTATAAGTAAGATTTGGAATAGAATTCCAAATACCATAATTATATATCCAATACCCCAATTTCCAAATATACCTATCAATAGCCCAATAAGTGCAATTATAAATCCCATAAAATTGCCCCCTTTTAATTGTTGTATATTATTAAGATACAACAATTGGGTATTTGTTGTCAAACCTAAACTGGTCAAATAAAAGTGGGGATTTGACAAAGAACTCCCTAGGAACTATAATTGAATTAAAGGATCATATATAAAATGGAGGTATATTATGAGTGTAAAAACATATCGTTGGATTTCACTTTTATCAGGTGTTTTATTGGTTATCTTTAGTTTTATGATGCTTGGAAATCCTGCATCAGGATTAATAGCAGTTTCAATTTTTTTGGGAATTGCCTTTGTTGTACATGGTTTTGGGGAACTTTCAATGTATTTTACATTACCACATGATGTAAAAAGTGCTTGGCTTTTAGTAGGTGGACTTATTTCAGCTATATTTGGATTGTGGATTTTAACAGCTCAGGGAACAGTAAGTTTGAGTATTGCTTTACCATTTATACTTGCCAGTTGGATAATGTTCTTTGGTATTCTGAGAATTGTAGCATCAATGAGTTTAAGAGCTTTTTCAATACATCTTTCTAATGTAAATATTGTTCTTGGAATTCTGGGGATAGTGTTAGGAGTAGTTATGTTAAATCATCCTGCCATTGGAAGTAGCATTATAACTATTGTAATATTTTTAATTTTTTTCTGTCAGGGAATAGGAAGTATAGCTAATTTCTTATGGTGTAGTAAATTAGATAAATAGTTTATGAGGAGAAAAAAAGAGGCCGTTGCAAAGGTCTAAAAAGTAAAATTTTAGAAATGCAACAGCCTCATTTTTTTAAAGAATATGTATTGAATTTTTATCAAGAGAAAAAGTAAGTTCATCCCCAAGTTTATAATTCTTTTTACCTTTTGGATTACTTACAGAAATTTCAACTGTCATATCTCCAAAAGTAATTTCATATTCGTGATAAGCCCCCATAAACATACTTTTTGTAACTTTTCCTTTAAAATCATTTTCTCCAACAATTATGCTTTCAGGTCTTACAACAATTTTTATATTATCACCTACATTATGTGCAACTTTTTGTTCTATATCATATGTAACACCGTTGATATCAATTACACATGAAAAGTCATTTTTTTCAATCAATTTTCCATTAAAGATATTTGCACGTCCAATAAAATTTGCAACAAATTCATTGACTGGATGTTGATATATCTCTATTGGAGATCCCGCTTGCTCCATTTTTCCATCCTTCATTATTATTACTCTATCAGCAAGTCCCATAGCCTCAGCCTGATCATGAGTAACATATATAGACGTTATAAAAACTTCTTGTTGAATTTTTCTTATTTCGTCACGCATATGAAGTCTTAATTTGGCATCAAGATTGGATAAAGGTTCATCAAACAATAATACTCCTGGCTCCATGACAAGAGCTCTTGCAAGGGATACTCTTTGTTGTTGCCCTCCTGACATTTGTGAAGGTACTCTTTGTGCAAAACCTTCCATATTCATAAGTTT is from Fusobacterium sp. DD2 and encodes:
- a CDS encoding DUF308 domain-containing protein, whose amino-acid sequence is MSVKTYRWISLLSGVLLVIFSFMMLGNPASGLIAVSIFLGIAFVVHGFGELSMYFTLPHDVKSAWLLVGGLISAIFGLWILTAQGTVSLSIALPFILASWIMFFGILRIVASMSLRAFSIHLSNVNIVLGILGIVLGVVMLNHPAIGSSIITIVIFLIFFCQGIGSIANFLWCSKLDK
- a CDS encoding S66 peptidase family protein, which gives rise to MVKTIGIVSLSRGLLGEPFMKHEVEIGMKRLEDFGLRVKFMKNAMKGMEYLKNHPEKRADDLIEAFEDPEVDMILCAIGGDDTYRLLPYLFENDRLKKAITKKIFLGFSDTTMNHFMLNKVGLSTFYGQAFLPDICELESEMLPYTEKYFKELITTGTIKEIIPSDIWYGGREKFTPDQVGVPMERFKNYGFEYLQGKPGFIGKILGGCLDTIYDIFNGARYADTVEICEKYSIFPKKQEWKGVILLLETSEEKMSPEKYRKALEFLKSRGVFDEVNGILLGKPDREIYADEYKKIVVEVVGRKDLPIVYNINVGHALPRCIVPFGVECTVEKDRILFKK
- a CDS encoding ABC transporter ATP-binding protein, yielding MGAKGVKFENINKIFLTEDNRRVAAVTNLNLDIKPGEFICLLGPSGCGKTTILRMLAGFEVPTDGHIYIGDENVEKITPDKRDTAMVFQNYALFPHMNVYDNIAYGLKLQKLDKKEIDERVSKILKLMNMEGFAQRVPSQMSGGQQQRVSLARALVMEPGVLLFDEPLSNLDAKLRLHMRDEIRKIQQEVFITSIYVTHDQAEAMGLADRVIIMKDGKMEQAGSPIEIYQHPVNEFVANFIGRANIFNGKLIEKNDFSCVIDINGVTYDIEQKVAHNVGDNIKIVVRPESIIVGENDFKGKVTKSMFMGAYHEYEITFGDMTVEISVSNPKGKKNYKLGDELTFSLDKNSIHIL